The following is a genomic window from Dehalococcoidales bacterium.
GCAGACAGTCTAACTCAGTTTACCGGTCATTTGCAGCAGCCTCCTTTCCCTCGTTTCTCCTGCTCTCTGCCAGTGACCTTGTGCGCATGGAATCACCTCTAAGCTCTATCCGGTAGGCGTTGTGCAGCAGCCGGTCACAGATAGCATCGGCCAGGGTGGGGTCGCCGAGATTTGGAT
Proteins encoded in this region:
- a CDS encoding ATP-binding protein; protein product: PNLGDPTLADAICDRLLHNAYRIELRGDSMRTRSLAESRRNEGKEAAANDR